ataaaagtgctgtaaatctaatatttttgttttctcaaaTACACTAACAAATAAATGATTTGAAACGGATAAGTGCGAGAGTTCTAATTAATTGTGATAAGTACTTATAACgtactcaaaacaaaataaaattctcttcaTTTCAAGTTAAATGTAGAGAAATTATTTAATCGtcgaaattttattttgtttcattttaacTGTATATGCAACGTGGTAAATATGccgataaaacaaaaacaaaataaaacaatagtATTAGAAAAAGGAAATATTCCTCCTCATCCACTCAGCAGACAGGCTCatgacatatatattatatcccaactagggttggcaattcgggtcagcgggtcgggttcgtgtcgacccggctgacccgattacataatcgGGTCAGACACtataacccgaacacgacccagtTGTGAACCGGGTTACACGACACGAACCCGGTAACGCGTGCCCACTGCCCACCCCACAACCCACAGGACACGCCGTCGACGAGCCCAGTGCCCACCGCCCCACCCCACAGCCCACAGGACACGACGTCGACGAGGTGGAGCAGCCGAGCAGGGCTGGCAAGCCCAGGCCTCCGGATCTGATGAGTCGATGACTAGAACCAAGCACTTCCGCCTTTAGGAGGTTCGACTGGCTTGGACCTTGAAAGATCCGGTGGGGACGACGCCAGTGGAAATTGAAGGGAAAGAGCCGGTGGGGACGACGCCGGTGGAGATCGAAGGGAAAGCCCGGACAGAACCGGTGGAGATGTCGCCGTTTTGGAGGGTTGCGTGGTGGAGCTCGGCTTTGAGAACTCTGCTTTTGCGGCTCTGAGAGCTTGGGCCCCTGGACCTCGTGGGGAGGATCCGAGTCTCCGAGAGGTGTCTCGGCCGTTTAGGAGGGTTGCGGTGTGAACTTCATGAAGATTGAAGATGGTGAACTGGCGGCACTAGCCCAACTGGGTGATGGCGTGAAgcgaaaagaaaacaagaaatgggTGAATCAGGGTGATGCGTGATCCACTGATCCGGGTAGGGTTTCCCAGTTTCGGTCCTTTTGGTTTTGGAcctgactttaaaaaaaaaaaaaaaaaaaaaaaaaaaaaaaaaaaaaaaagaggagctAATCGtgtaatcgtgtctggcgggtcaacccgcgggttgacccgccagacacgattataaacgggtcataatcgggttgacccgattatgacccgaacccgataatattaaaccctaaccctgaattttcgtgtcgtgttcgtgtctggttcgcgggtcgtgtcaaaaattgccaaccctaatccCAACGTAGTTTTCCAACCGTCCCTATGTTTCCCAACTGCGGCTGATGTGTTTGTTCTCTTTGTGGAGTAGGAGTACCCCCTGCCGTCGAATTCCCAAAGTTAAAAATGCCGCTGTTGGCGCTAATCAAATAGTATTGTGCCAGTAGCTGTCAGGAACAATGAGGGAGTGATTTTTCCAATGCATGGACTGCTAAAATAATAAGGGAAGCAAAATCAGCGCTTCCAACAGTAGAGTAAGAATCTGGGTTTGGCCAAATATAATATCAGAAGGAGATGCTTCATTAGTGGCTTAAGTAGAGTAAGAATCTGGGTTTGGCTAATATAATATCAGAAGGAGAAGCTTCATTAGTGGCTTAACCCTCTTCAAGACTGGGACAAGAATCTCATTTCAAAGtctaagattttattttgttttatctacCGATGTATATGATAttctattatttaaaaaatttaaataacgtACCAATATATTCACTATGTGGCATCATGTACAtttattgaatttaaaataaaaagcaaatttTAATTCTTTGAGACCAAAATAAAAGGGTTATCAATTCTCAGTTTCAAGCAATGACTTCATAGTGCTTCAGGAAACAAATCTAGGAGCAATAAAACAGTTATATTACCACATGACATATTGTAATAACTTAAGTTCTCAAGACGCCCCAAGATATCAAGTACCTACCATTCATCGGATCTTCAACAAGCATTCAAGACGCACCAACATCCAATCTCATGTTTTGGTGAACAGCCAGCTTTTTACATAAAAACAGAAGATTGTCATCTGCATTGGTGATCCAGATGTTAGGGCCACCAAGTACACAAAAGGTAGCCGTAACCCGCTGAAAGTAAGTCATTTTCTAAAATTCACGAACAAGTTCATTCACTTTTACCCATGTAGAAAACCAAATCAACCTCATACAGGCACAAAACTCGGCAGGGATCACCTTCACCAACTAGAATGGGCATCTGATATTTTATCTGAATCAGTCTCACAGCAAAATTCAAGGGCAAAGAACAATGCAGATGTGACATGTAACTTAACATAGGAGGTTCATGAATATAAAAGATCAACATCTACCAGCCTCTACAGCATCATTTAACCTACAGGCAATTTTGTACACTTCAGTTTAAAACTGTACACCACCAAAACTCTATCTGTCTCTATCAACCTTTAACCCCCATATTGCAATGTGGAAATCATCTTTACTTCTTTTTGAGGAATACAAGTTATGTTTGCCGGCACTGACTTCTTTCCAAGAAGCACAAGTAGTTGTCATTGGCTAGGCATGCGCAAGACCATTCCAGGAGGtctcaaaatcaaacaaaagcATACCCGTGTCAATTGAGGAAGCCTGAGGAGAAAAGATATTAAGGTCAGTCGGCATAGACCCATCTGAAACCCCTGGAACTGACTGGTTTTCCAAAAACCAGTTCTCAAAGTCCTCCAGTGGACTGAGTTTAATGCTTCCAGCAAACTGGCAACTAGTATCTTTAACAGGGGTTGGCTCATATATAGATCCTGTGCTTTCAAGCTGGAAATTTTCAATTGGAGGTTCTTGATTGCTTTGACTGACATTTGCACTTCCACTAAATTCAGGTCGTTGAGTGCTTTGACTGAGGTGAGAGTTTCCCACAAACTGGGAGTTAAACTCCTCAACGGCAACAGGATATCGCTCATGTATAGATCCTCCACTTTGAACTTGAGAATTCTCAAATGAAGGCTGTTGGTTGCTTTGACCAGAATGGTTAGgccaactaaaattaaaatctgGAAAACTTGGATCTGCGGCACTGTGACTTTGATTCCCCTGCTCACAAATATTTTGGCTGGCATTTAGACTCTGATTCCCTTTCTGATAAATACCTTGGTTAGCATTTTGACTTTGATACCCATTCTGGCAAGAATTTTCACCATCATTTGATTGAGCAATAGGCTGGCTATATATTTGCGGTTGGGAAGGTACTGCAGTTGCGACAAAGCTGTCCAAGTTGGGCTGGGAGGATTCCTGAGGCCTATAAGGCTCCAAATTTACACTAGGAAAAACATTCTGCCACCTAACAAGATTTCTGTCATTTGATGATGTCGTTGGAGTAGCATTTCTGGTATACTGTGCTGCATGGGCACAATTAACCTTGTTTGATGAACCATACACAGAGGGGTGCATCGGCAAGGCAGCACTTACAGGTCCTGTTCTCTTAAACATTGAATGAGAAGGGACAAACTCAGGACCTAAAGTCCCAACGCTAACCCGGTCCCTTTGGGTGACATTACTACGTACACCAAGCAAATGCTGTGGATCCACACGCGTATGTAATCTGGTTTTTGCCAAAGCAGATGCTGACTGTTGGCTTCTACCTTGGCTTATGATATTTGGCAAAGTATAATTGGGCAAGGTGGGGCAACAGATTATAGCTGGCCTAGAGACCTGATTCTGCAGCATAGAGTTAGGTGCCAATCGAATAATGTCAAGTGGTTGAGCTCCTTGAAGTTGGGGAAATGCCATAGGCAGAGAATTATCAGGACCCTTTAAAGCTCGTAATGGAGCTTTTTTCTCCAGCTTGAAACTTTTCCTCTGAACTTTCCAAAACTCCTCTTTATCAGTGGCATGACAATGGTCGATACTGGAAATGCCAGTGCTCCAATGTAGACATGGCGCAAGAGATTCACAGACGTAACAGTGGCACTGCATTTCAGTATGGCCAGGAATGAAAATGGCAGGACATAAACATAGGACAACACAAGTGCTAGATTTTCTAGGTGCCATAGCTTGAATATGGATCTTACCTGGTCACAGTGCCTATCATGGGGCGTAGAACTGAAAGGATGTTTGGCACAAAGATGACGTGGATGAGGGTAGTCTCTACATGCAATCTGCAACAAaaggaaaacacaaaaaaatttaGTTGGCAACAGAAACATGGCGCATACATTTTCCATGACAGAAACATGGAATTCAATAATACGAGAGAACAAGGCCGAAGGCatgtgaacaaaaaaaatttaaaaaaaaaaaaaaaaaaaaacaaacaaaaaacaaggcTTGTACATGATTAAAGATGACATGACCCAACAAATGAATGCTTCCAAGACAACCAAAGCCTTCATAAATTCCTAAGCCAATTATAAATTCAATCTCAGGCATACATATCACCAGATTGTGAAACTTCAGCAACTTAATTAAGTAGTTGTTGACCATGAAACA
The Alnus glutinosa chromosome 14, dhAlnGlut1.1, whole genome shotgun sequence genome window above contains:
- the LOC133857229 gene encoding RPM1 interacting protein 13; this encodes MDSAPVILEISSDDESSLGGVGEGFDWMSELFDGVDENNSDEVVVVREVNNARRKSKSLDSTARDADDDCVVLDGDPDNPVSVENEVSSGSDELLVVGEKGQIACRDYPHPRHLCAKHPFSSTPHDRHCDQCHCYVCESLAPCLHWSTGISSIDHCHATDKEEFWKVQRKSFKLEKKAPLRALKGPDNSLPMAFPQLQGAQPLDIIRLAPNSMLQNQVSRPAIICCPTLPNYTLPNIISQGRSQQSASALAKTRLHTRVDPQHLLGVRSNVTQRDRVSVGTLGPEFVPSHSMFKRTGPVSAALPMHPSVYGSSNKVNCAHAAQYTRNATPTTSSNDRNLVRWQNVFPSVNLEPYRPQESSQPNLDSFVATAVPSQPQIYSQPIAQSNDGENSCQNGYQSQNANQGIYQKGNQSLNASQNICEQGNQSHSAADPSFPDFNFSWPNHSGQSNQQPSFENSQVQSGGSIHERYPVAVEEFNSQFVGNSHLSQSTQRPEFSGSANVSQSNQEPPIENFQLESTGSIYEPTPVKDTSCQFAGSIKLSPLEDFENWFLENQSVPGVSDGSMPTDLNIFSPQASSIDTGMLLFDFETSWNGLAHA